One window of Mus caroli chromosome 11, CAROLI_EIJ_v1.1, whole genome shotgun sequence genomic DNA carries:
- the Mpg gene encoding DNA-3-methyladenine glycosylase — protein MPARGGSARLGRGSLKPVSVTLLPDTEQPPLLGRARRPGNARAGSLVTGYHEVGQMPAPLSRKIGQKKQRLADSEQQQTPKERLLSPPGLRRSIYFSSPQDRSGRLGPEFFDQPAVTLARAFLGQVLVRRLADGTELRGRIVETEAYLGPEDEAAHSRGGRQTPRNRGMFMKPGTLYVYLIYGMYFCLNVSSQGAGACVLLRALEPLEGLETMRQLRNSLRKSTVGRSLKDRELCSGPSKLCQALAIDKSFDQRDLAQDDAVWLENGPLESSSPAVVAAARIGIGHAGEWTQKPLRFYVQGSPWVSVVDRVAEQMDQPQQTACSEGLLIVQK, from the exons ATGCCCGCGCgcggtggtagtgcacgcctGGGCAGAGGATCCCTAAAACCGGTGTCGGTGACCCTGCTCCCCGACACCGAGCAGCCTCCACTTCTTGGACGAGCCCGCCGCCcagggaatgccagagcaggatCCCTAGTGACCGGATATCATGAGGTCGGCCAGATGCCTGCGCCG CTTTCCCGAAAGATTGGGCAAAAAAAGCAGCGACTGGCAGATTCAGAGCAGCAGCAGACCCCTAAAGAGAGACTCCTGTCGCCCCCGGGTCTCCGGCGGAGTATCTACTTCTCCAGCCCACAGGACCGTTCTGGCCGGCTAGGACCAGAGTTTTTTGACCAGCCAGCAGTCACCCTAGCCCGTGCATTTCTGGGACAG GTTCTTGTCCGGCGACTAGCTGATGGAACAGAACTCCGTGGGCGCATTGTGGAGACTGAGGCGTACTTGGGGCCAGAAGATGAAGCTGCTCACTCAAGGGGTGGCCGGCAAACCCCCCGGAACCGTGGCATGTTCATGAAACCTGGGACCCTGTATGTGTACCTCATCTATGGCATGTACTTCTGCTTGAACGTCTCTAGTCAAG GGGCTGGGGCTTGTGTCTTGCTAAGAGCACTAGAGCCCCTGGAGGGCCTGGAGACCATGCGGCAGCTTCGTAACTCCCTCCGAAAAAGCACTGTCGGCCGTTCCCTCAAGGACCGTGAACTCTGTAGTGGTCCCTCCAAGCTGTGCCAGGCCCTGGCCATTGATAAGAGCTTTGACCAGCGAGACCTGGCTCAAGATGATGCTGTGTGGCTGGAGAATGGCCCTCTGGAGTCCAGTAGCCCAGCTGTGGTGGCAGCAGCCCGCATAGGTATTGGTCATGCAGGGGAGTGGACACAGAAGCCCCTGCGCTTCTATGTCCAGGGCAGCCCATGGGTCAGTGTGGTAGACAGAGTGGCTGAACAGATGGATCAGCCTCAGCAAACAGCCTGCTCTGAGGGGCTTTTAATtgttcaaaagtaa
- the Nprl3 gene encoding GATOR complex protein NPRL3 isoform X2, which yields MGDNTSPISVILVSSGSRGNKLLFRYPFQRSQEHPASQTNKPRSRYAVNNTGEHVDDQDGDSRFSDVILATILATKSEMCGQKFELKIDNVRFVGHPTLLQHALGQVSKTDPSPKREAPTMILFNVVFALRANADPSVINCLHNLSRRIATVLQHEERRCQYLTREAKLILALQDEVSAMADANEGPQSPFQHILPKCKLARDLKEAYDSLCTSGVVRLHINSWLEVSFCLPHKIHYAASSLIPPEAIERSLKAIRPYHALLLLSDEKSLLSELPIDCSPALVRVIKTTSAVKNLQQLAQDADLALLQVFQLAAHLVYWGKAVIIYPLCENNVYVLSPNASVCLYSPLAEQFSRQFPSHDLPSVLAKFSLPVSLSEFRSPLAPPAQETQLIQMVVWMLQRRLLIQLHTYVCLMASPSEEEPRLREDDVPFTARVGGRSLSTPNALSFGSPTSSDDMTLTSPSMDNSSAELLPSGDSPLNKRMTENLLASLSEHERAAILNVPAAQNPEDLRMFARLLHYFRGRHHLEEIMYNENTRRSQLLMLFDKFRSVLVVTTHEDPVIAVFQALLT from the exons ATAAACCACGTAGCAGATACGCTGTCAACAACACTGGGGAGCATGTTGATGACCAGGATGGTGACTCCAG GTTCTCGGATGTTATTCTGGCAACAATTTTGGCAACCAAATCTGAAATGTGCGGCCAAAAATTTGAACTGAAGATTGATAATGTACGGTTTGTTGGGCACCCAACACTGCTGCAGCATGCTCTGGGGCAG GTCTCCAAAACAGATCCATCTCCAAAGCGGGAAGCTCCGACCATGATTCTTTTTAACGTGGTATTTGCACTGAGG GCCAATGCTGACCCATCAGTGATAAACTGTCTACACAACTTGTCCCGCCGAATTGCTACTGTTCTGCAGCATGAGGAGCGCCGCTGCCAGTACCTCACTCGAGAGGCCAAGCTGATCCTAGCACTTCAGGATGAGGTGTCTGCTATGGCTGATG CAAACGAAGGTCCTCAGTCCCCATTCCAGCACATCCTGCCCAAGTGCAAGCTGGCTCGGGACCTCAAAGAAGCTTACGACAG CCTGTGCACATCTGGTGTGGTGCGGCTTCACATTAACAGTTGGCTGGAAGTGAGCTTCTGTCTGCCCCACAAGATCCACTATGCAGCTTCAAGTCTGATCCCTCCTGAGGCTATTGAACGGAGCCTGAAAGCCATCCG CCCGTACCATGCCTTGCTACTTCTCAGTGACGAGAAGTCCCTGCTGAGTGAGCTTCCCATTGACTGCTCCCCGGCTCTGGTGCGGGTGATCAAGACCACGTCTGCTGTGAAGAACCTGCAGCAGCTAGCCCAGGATGCCGATCTGGCCTTGCTGCAG GTCTTCCAGCTGGCAGCTCACCTGGTATACTGGGGCAAGGCTGTCATCATCTACCCATTGTGTGAGAACAACGTCTATGTCCTGTCTCCCAATGccagtgtgtgtct GTACTCCCCGCTAGCTGAACAGTTCTCCCGCCAGTTCCCGTCCCATGACCTACCATCTGTCCTGGCCAAGTTTTCCTTGCCTGTTTCTTTATCGGAGTTCAGGAGCCCTCTGGCTCCCCCTGCACAGGAG ACCCAGCTCATCCAGATGGTGGTGTGGATGCTGCAGCGCCGGCTCCTCATCCAGCTGCATACTTATGTTTGCCTAATGGCCTCACCCAGCGAAGAGGAGCCCCGACTGCGAGAGGACGATGTCCCCTTCACAGCCAGAGTTGGTGGCCGCAGCCTCAGCACACCCAATGCTCTAAGCTTTGGCTCCCCAA CCAGCAGTGACGACATGACCCTTACCAGCCCCAGTATGGACAACTCAAGTGCTGAGCTGCTCCCCAGTGGGGACTCACCACTCAACAAGAGGATGACAGAGAACCTGCTGGCCAGCCTCTCAGAGCATGAGCGGGCTGCTATCCTCAATGTGCCTGCAGCCCAAAATCCTGAGGACCTCCGCATGTTTGCCAG GCTCCTTCACTACTTCCGTGGCCGCCACCATCTGGAGGAGATCATGTACAATGAGAACACTCGGCGCTCCCAGCTACTCATGCTCTTTGACAAATTCCGCAGTGTGCTGGTGGTGACCACCCATGAGGACCCCGTTATTGCCGTCTTCCAGGCACTGCTCACATGA
- the Nprl3 gene encoding GATOR complex protein NPRL3 isoform X3 has protein sequence MILFNVVFALRANADPSVINCLHNLSRRIATVLQHEERRCQYLTREAKLILALQDEVSAMADANEGPQSPFQHILPKCKLARDLKEAYDSLCTSGVVRLHINSWLEVSFCLPHKIHYAASSLIPPEAIERSLKAIRPYHALLLLSDEKSLLSELPIDCSPALVRVIKTTSAVKNLQQLAQDADLALLQVFQLAAHLVYWGKAVIIYPLCENNVYVLSPNASVCLYSPLAEQFSRQFPSHDLPSVLAKFSLPVSLSEFRSPLAPPAQETQLIQMVVWMLQRRLLIQLHTYVCLMASPSEEEPRLREDDVPFTARVGGRSLSTPNALSFGSPTSSDDMTLTSPSMDNSSAELLPSGDSPLNKRMTENLLASLSEHERAAILNVPAAQNPEDLRMFARLLHYFRGRHHLEEIMYNENTRRSQLLMLFDKFRSVLVVTTHEDPVIAVFQALLT, from the exons ATGATTCTTTTTAACGTGGTATTTGCACTGAGG GCCAATGCTGACCCATCAGTGATAAACTGTCTACACAACTTGTCCCGCCGAATTGCTACTGTTCTGCAGCATGAGGAGCGCCGCTGCCAGTACCTCACTCGAGAGGCCAAGCTGATCCTAGCACTTCAGGATGAGGTGTCTGCTATGGCTGATG CAAACGAAGGTCCTCAGTCCCCATTCCAGCACATCCTGCCCAAGTGCAAGCTGGCTCGGGACCTCAAAGAAGCTTACGACAG CCTGTGCACATCTGGTGTGGTGCGGCTTCACATTAACAGTTGGCTGGAAGTGAGCTTCTGTCTGCCCCACAAGATCCACTATGCAGCTTCAAGTCTGATCCCTCCTGAGGCTATTGAACGGAGCCTGAAAGCCATCCG CCCGTACCATGCCTTGCTACTTCTCAGTGACGAGAAGTCCCTGCTGAGTGAGCTTCCCATTGACTGCTCCCCGGCTCTGGTGCGGGTGATCAAGACCACGTCTGCTGTGAAGAACCTGCAGCAGCTAGCCCAGGATGCCGATCTGGCCTTGCTGCAG GTCTTCCAGCTGGCAGCTCACCTGGTATACTGGGGCAAGGCTGTCATCATCTACCCATTGTGTGAGAACAACGTCTATGTCCTGTCTCCCAATGccagtgtgtgtct GTACTCCCCGCTAGCTGAACAGTTCTCCCGCCAGTTCCCGTCCCATGACCTACCATCTGTCCTGGCCAAGTTTTCCTTGCCTGTTTCTTTATCGGAGTTCAGGAGCCCTCTGGCTCCCCCTGCACAGGAG ACCCAGCTCATCCAGATGGTGGTGTGGATGCTGCAGCGCCGGCTCCTCATCCAGCTGCATACTTATGTTTGCCTAATGGCCTCACCCAGCGAAGAGGAGCCCCGACTGCGAGAGGACGATGTCCCCTTCACAGCCAGAGTTGGTGGCCGCAGCCTCAGCACACCCAATGCTCTAAGCTTTGGCTCCCCAA CCAGCAGTGACGACATGACCCTTACCAGCCCCAGTATGGACAACTCAAGTGCTGAGCTGCTCCCCAGTGGGGACTCACCACTCAACAAGAGGATGACAGAGAACCTGCTGGCCAGCCTCTCAGAGCATGAGCGGGCTGCTATCCTCAATGTGCCTGCAGCCCAAAATCCTGAGGACCTCCGCATGTTTGCCAG GCTCCTTCACTACTTCCGTGGCCGCCACCATCTGGAGGAGATCATGTACAATGAGAACACTCGGCGCTCCCAGCTACTCATGCTCTTTGACAAATTCCGCAGTGTGCTGGTGGTGACCACCCATGAGGACCCCGTTATTGCCGTCTTCCAGGCACTGCTCACATGA
- the Nprl3 gene encoding GATOR complex protein NPRL3 isoform X1, with protein sequence MGDNTSPISVILVSSGSRGNKLLFRYPFQRSQEHPASQTNKPRSRYAVNNTGEHVDDQDGDSSKPCPPTDEQLVAGFSDVILATILATKSEMCGQKFELKIDNVRFVGHPTLLQHALGQVSKTDPSPKREAPTMILFNVVFALRANADPSVINCLHNLSRRIATVLQHEERRCQYLTREAKLILALQDEVSAMADANEGPQSPFQHILPKCKLARDLKEAYDSLCTSGVVRLHINSWLEVSFCLPHKIHYAASSLIPPEAIERSLKAIRPYHALLLLSDEKSLLSELPIDCSPALVRVIKTTSAVKNLQQLAQDADLALLQVFQLAAHLVYWGKAVIIYPLCENNVYVLSPNASVCLYSPLAEQFSRQFPSHDLPSVLAKFSLPVSLSEFRSPLAPPAQETQLIQMVVWMLQRRLLIQLHTYVCLMASPSEEEPRLREDDVPFTARVGGRSLSTPNALSFGSPTSSDDMTLTSPSMDNSSAELLPSGDSPLNKRMTENLLASLSEHERAAILNVPAAQNPEDLRMFARLLHYFRGRHHLEEIMYNENTRRSQLLMLFDKFRSVLVVTTHEDPVIAVFQALLT encoded by the exons ATAAACCACGTAGCAGATACGCTGTCAACAACACTGGGGAGCATGTTGATGACCAGGATGGTGACTCCAG CAAGCCATGTCCTCCAACCGATGAGCAATTGGTTGCAGG GTTCTCGGATGTTATTCTGGCAACAATTTTGGCAACCAAATCTGAAATGTGCGGCCAAAAATTTGAACTGAAGATTGATAATGTACGGTTTGTTGGGCACCCAACACTGCTGCAGCATGCTCTGGGGCAG GTCTCCAAAACAGATCCATCTCCAAAGCGGGAAGCTCCGACCATGATTCTTTTTAACGTGGTATTTGCACTGAGG GCCAATGCTGACCCATCAGTGATAAACTGTCTACACAACTTGTCCCGCCGAATTGCTACTGTTCTGCAGCATGAGGAGCGCCGCTGCCAGTACCTCACTCGAGAGGCCAAGCTGATCCTAGCACTTCAGGATGAGGTGTCTGCTATGGCTGATG CAAACGAAGGTCCTCAGTCCCCATTCCAGCACATCCTGCCCAAGTGCAAGCTGGCTCGGGACCTCAAAGAAGCTTACGACAG CCTGTGCACATCTGGTGTGGTGCGGCTTCACATTAACAGTTGGCTGGAAGTGAGCTTCTGTCTGCCCCACAAGATCCACTATGCAGCTTCAAGTCTGATCCCTCCTGAGGCTATTGAACGGAGCCTGAAAGCCATCCG CCCGTACCATGCCTTGCTACTTCTCAGTGACGAGAAGTCCCTGCTGAGTGAGCTTCCCATTGACTGCTCCCCGGCTCTGGTGCGGGTGATCAAGACCACGTCTGCTGTGAAGAACCTGCAGCAGCTAGCCCAGGATGCCGATCTGGCCTTGCTGCAG GTCTTCCAGCTGGCAGCTCACCTGGTATACTGGGGCAAGGCTGTCATCATCTACCCATTGTGTGAGAACAACGTCTATGTCCTGTCTCCCAATGccagtgtgtgtct GTACTCCCCGCTAGCTGAACAGTTCTCCCGCCAGTTCCCGTCCCATGACCTACCATCTGTCCTGGCCAAGTTTTCCTTGCCTGTTTCTTTATCGGAGTTCAGGAGCCCTCTGGCTCCCCCTGCACAGGAG ACCCAGCTCATCCAGATGGTGGTGTGGATGCTGCAGCGCCGGCTCCTCATCCAGCTGCATACTTATGTTTGCCTAATGGCCTCACCCAGCGAAGAGGAGCCCCGACTGCGAGAGGACGATGTCCCCTTCACAGCCAGAGTTGGTGGCCGCAGCCTCAGCACACCCAATGCTCTAAGCTTTGGCTCCCCAA CCAGCAGTGACGACATGACCCTTACCAGCCCCAGTATGGACAACTCAAGTGCTGAGCTGCTCCCCAGTGGGGACTCACCACTCAACAAGAGGATGACAGAGAACCTGCTGGCCAGCCTCTCAGAGCATGAGCGGGCTGCTATCCTCAATGTGCCTGCAGCCCAAAATCCTGAGGACCTCCGCATGTTTGCCAG GCTCCTTCACTACTTCCGTGGCCGCCACCATCTGGAGGAGATCATGTACAATGAGAACACTCGGCGCTCCCAGCTACTCATGCTCTTTGACAAATTCCGCAGTGTGCTGGTGGTGACCACCCATGAGGACCCCGTTATTGCCGTCTTCCAGGCACTGCTCACATGA